The Dehalococcoidia bacterium genome includes a window with the following:
- the coxB gene encoding cytochrome c oxidase subunit II: MQTNKKYLPHKIRRSLSSRLLVLAPIIGVFLLLLAACDTPQNTFVARSDSTQRIYDIYIYVIWAAALVGAFVLIGMAYILVKFRDRPGRKAQQIHGHTGLEITWTVVPILILISIAVPTVLWVVQTQDEPDANVLEITAVGKQWWFEFQYPGLGPDGSELITANELHIPVGRQVSITLESDNVIHSFWVPQLVGKTDMVPNRQNPLEKFTATEPGIYYGQCAEFCGSAHALMRFRVHVDTTGGFDRWVESMNSSVVTPAAGSVEALGKNVFEIAGGCSGCHAINGTNAVGKIGPNLTLFGERNTLGAGILDNNSKNLKQWVSNVRDLKPVPEEGSGLMPTFHRGDPNTDLLTEAQIDQVVAYLQSLKR, translated from the coding sequence ATGCAAACCAACAAAAAGTACCTTCCTCATAAAATCAGAAGAAGCCTATCAAGTCGCTTACTCGTTCTTGCGCCCATAATCGGAGTGTTTTTGCTTCTGTTGGCAGCTTGTGATACCCCGCAAAACACTTTTGTCGCACGTTCAGATTCTACTCAACGAATTTACGACATCTATATCTATGTAATTTGGGCTGCTGCTCTTGTGGGAGCATTCGTTCTAATTGGCATGGCATATATTCTTGTAAAATTTCGTGACCGACCGGGCAGAAAAGCACAGCAGATTCATGGCCATACAGGATTAGAAATTACATGGACTGTAGTGCCTATATTAATCTTGATTTCTATTGCTGTACCTACCGTGCTATGGGTAGTTCAAACGCAAGATGAACCCGATGCTAATGTTTTAGAGATTACCGCCGTGGGGAAGCAATGGTGGTTTGAGTTTCAATATCCGGGCCTAGGTCCTGATGGTTCTGAACTAATCACCGCTAATGAACTTCACATCCCAGTTGGACGACAGGTCTCGATAACCCTAGAATCTGACAATGTAATTCACTCATTTTGGGTTCCACAGCTTGTCGGAAAAACAGACATGGTTCCTAACCGTCAAAATCCTTTAGAAAAATTCACTGCAACTGAGCCGGGGATTTATTACGGTCAATGCGCTGAATTTTGTGGTTCTGCTCACGCATTGATGCGATTCAGGGTCCACGTAGATACCACTGGCGGATTTGACCGGTGGGTAGAAAGCATGAATTCTTCAGTAGTGACACCTGCAGCAGGAAGCGTAGAGGCGTTAGGTAAAAATGTATTTGAGATTGCAGGCGGTTGCTCGGGTTGCCATGCAATTAATGGTACTAACGCTGTGGGCAAGATCGGCCCTAATTTAACCTTATTTGGTGAGCGTAATACGCTTGGTGCCGGTATTCTCGACAACAATAGTAAAAACCTTAAGCAATGGGTCTCAAACGTGAGAGATCTAAAACCTGTCCCTGAAGAAGGTAGCGGCTTAATGCCCACTTTCCACAGAGGTGACCCTAATACCGATTTATTGACTGAAGCACAAATCGATCAAGTAGTCGCGTATTTACAGAGTCTTAAGCGCTAA
- a CDS encoding Rieske 2Fe-2S domain-containing protein, translating to MLTIEANDLVTKVTGDAPMGMYFREFWLPFLFSNELEVDGPPERIRLLGEDLIAFRNSEGKVGLIGEHCPHRYASLFFGRNEEGGMACVYHGWKFSPDGTCLDMPSEPEASNFRDKVKQPAYPCEERGGVVWAYMGDQKVLPALPDLEWMDLPADQIVASKRIQYTNWLQGLEGEIDQSHLSFTHRRLKYGEGLNFSGTLVNQIRQSDKHPVFETINTEAGVCIGSGRKAPDGQKYWRISQWLTPSHIMTGPYGPNPMRNWRMWVPVDDVTVLIMGCHFHPNRAIEGSEREKLVTNGQVWNISPHLRLHKQGQAFAKWHPKPGLENDFFIDRQIQKTESYSGIEEFWAQDAAPQISMGPITPRNLEHLGTSDLGIIAMRKRLLSELKAFEQNKTAPPQVNHPEWYRVRSDAAILASDEPWYKATAERRVAYANSNPDCP from the coding sequence ATGCTCACAATAGAAGCTAATGATCTTGTGACGAAGGTGACTGGAGATGCCCCAATGGGAATGTACTTCCGGGAATTCTGGTTGCCCTTTCTTTTTTCGAACGAACTTGAAGTAGACGGACCACCTGAAAGAATTAGATTACTCGGCGAAGATTTAATCGCATTTCGTAATAGCGAAGGTAAGGTGGGTCTTATAGGTGAGCACTGCCCGCATCGTTATGCATCTTTGTTTTTTGGTCGAAACGAAGAAGGAGGTATGGCATGTGTATACCACGGCTGGAAATTTTCTCCCGATGGCACCTGCCTAGATATGCCTTCCGAACCCGAAGCGAGTAATTTTAGAGATAAAGTCAAGCAACCTGCTTATCCTTGTGAAGAACGAGGTGGGGTAGTTTGGGCTTATATGGGCGACCAAAAGGTTTTGCCTGCTTTACCTGATTTAGAATGGATGGATTTGCCCGCAGATCAAATTGTCGCTTCAAAACGAATTCAGTACACTAACTGGCTTCAAGGCTTGGAAGGTGAGATTGACCAATCCCATTTGTCTTTCACTCATAGGCGCCTTAAATATGGTGAAGGATTAAATTTTTCAGGCACTCTTGTTAATCAAATAAGGCAATCAGATAAGCATCCAGTATTTGAAACGATTAACACTGAAGCAGGCGTTTGTATTGGTTCAGGCAGGAAAGCGCCTGATGGCCAAAAGTATTGGCGCATAAGCCAATGGCTTACTCCTTCCCATATTATGACTGGCCCGTATGGTCCTAACCCGATGAGGAATTGGAGAATGTGGGTTCCTGTAGATGACGTAACTGTCCTGATTATGGGTTGCCATTTTCATCCCAATCGCGCGATTGAGGGGTCTGAAAGGGAGAAACTGGTTACAAATGGCCAAGTGTGGAACATTTCACCGCATCTAAGGCTTCATAAGCAAGGACAAGCTTTTGCGAAATGGCACCCTAAACCAGGTCTTGAAAATGATTTCTTTATTGATAGGCAGATACAGAAAACCGAGAGTTATTCTGGGATTGAAGAGTTTTGGGCTCAAGACGCAGCTCCTCAAATTTCAATGGGGCCGATCACGCCAAGGAATTTAGAGCATCTTGGGACATCTGATTTAGGTATCATTGCTATGAGGAAACGGCTTCTTAGCGAACTAAAAGCATTTGAGCAAAATAAAACAGCACCACCCCAAGTAAATCACCCGGAATGGTATAGGGTTCGTTCAGATGCAGCCATTCTCGCAAGCGACGAACCTTGGTATAAGGCAACTGCAGAACGTCGGGTTGCCTATGCTAATTCAAACCCTGATTGCCCATAA
- a CDS encoding ABC transporter substrate-binding protein → MNSSNPMKLEISVGYASMTYEIVRPLMEGRVKIEGVELEPFDELGPTPTGDSRMKTGDFGLCDLNMGYWLAAIDQGWDITGLPIFVKRKSAHWYMVVRNDRGIGGPKDLEGRRIATRSFRSAIVTWCRGLLKHRHGVDTSTFKWLVTDAEDYFPIYDKSANVEVVTNGKISVKDHLQRLLDGEIDAFLGDISDPELFGWVESDHRIRRLFPDYMDEDLRLWRDESIFTPVHMMVMSGKLNRENPDLAMRIYNAFEQSKAQAYYDLLRDRGSFSVIYLREYIENQFKKWGDPFVYGIEANKRMLEWYIGISHEQGIMAKKNTFDEVFAEGVLKT, encoded by the coding sequence ATGAATTCTTCTAATCCAATGAAGCTAGAAATTTCGGTTGGGTACGCTTCAATGACTTATGAAATAGTCAGGCCGTTGATGGAAGGAAGAGTGAAAATCGAAGGAGTCGAATTAGAGCCTTTTGACGAGTTAGGCCCGACGCCTACCGGGGATTCTCGTATGAAAACAGGAGATTTCGGCCTATGTGATCTAAATATGGGTTATTGGTTAGCGGCTATCGATCAAGGCTGGGATATCACTGGACTTCCAATCTTCGTTAAACGAAAAAGTGCTCATTGGTACATGGTTGTACGTAATGATCGAGGCATAGGAGGACCAAAAGACCTTGAAGGACGACGTATTGCAACTCGATCATTCCGCTCTGCAATCGTGACCTGGTGTAGAGGACTTCTAAAACACCGGCATGGGGTAGATACATCTACCTTCAAATGGTTAGTTACAGATGCGGAAGACTATTTCCCCATTTATGATAAGTCGGCCAATGTGGAGGTCGTTACTAATGGCAAAATTAGTGTAAAAGATCATCTTCAAAGATTGCTCGATGGCGAAATTGACGCTTTTCTCGGAGATATCTCCGACCCTGAACTTTTCGGATGGGTGGAAAGTGATCATCGCATACGCAGGCTATTTCCAGATTATATGGATGAAGATCTGCGTCTTTGGCGAGATGAAAGTATATTTACCCCCGTGCATATGATGGTAATGAGTGGAAAATTAAACAGGGAAAACCCAGATCTAGCTATGCGAATTTATAATGCCTTTGAGCAGTCAAAAGCCCAAGCCTATTATGATTTGCTGAGGGACCGCGGAAGCTTTTCAGTGATTTACCTACGAGAATACATAGAAAATCAATTCAAAAAATGGGGAGATCCTTTCGTTTATGGCATCGAGGCGAACAAGAGAATGCTAGAGTGGTACATAGGCATAAGTCACGAACAAGGAATAATGGCTAAAAAGAACACCTTCGACGAGGTATTCGCCGAAGGTGTATTAAAGACCTAA
- a CDS encoding betaine/proline/choline family ABC transporter ATP-binding protein (Members of the family are the ATP-binding subunit of ABC transporters for substrates such as betaine, L-proline or other amino acids, choline, carnitine, etc. The substrate specificity is best determined from the substrate-binding subunit, rather than this subunit, as it interacts with the permease subunit and not with substrate directly.): protein MAIKTKEKPQVSVQGLWKLFGDNIPKEITPELEGRSKADLRETDGVVLALKDVSFDVSKGETFVVMGLSGSGKSTLVRTLIRLIEPSFGAIEFEGEDILHYGTDALIQFRRSKTAMVFQHFGLLPHRNVRENVAWGLEVRGMSSQERLQIADETLELVGLQGWGEYRPSMLSGGMQQRVGLARALAADPDVLLMDEPFSGLDPLIRRDMQNELLHLQEKFRKTIIFITHDMNEALKIGDRIAIMRDGLVVQIGTGDEILNSPADDYVSEFTRDVREAAQLTIPSPQESGIR from the coding sequence ATGGCAATTAAGACGAAAGAAAAACCCCAGGTAAGCGTTCAGGGCCTATGGAAACTATTTGGAGATAACATCCCTAAGGAAATTACTCCTGAATTAGAAGGGCGAAGCAAGGCGGACCTTCGAGAAACTGACGGCGTTGTGCTAGCTCTTAAAGATGTTAGTTTTGACGTGAGCAAAGGTGAAACCTTTGTAGTGATGGGGCTTTCCGGAAGCGGGAAATCTACGCTAGTTCGTACATTAATAAGACTTATTGAGCCTAGCTTTGGGGCCATTGAGTTTGAAGGCGAAGATATTTTGCACTACGGCACGGATGCGCTGATACAGTTTCGGCGCTCTAAAACTGCGATGGTATTCCAGCATTTTGGGCTACTACCACATCGAAACGTTAGAGAAAATGTAGCCTGGGGCCTTGAAGTTCGCGGGATGTCGTCTCAGGAAAGATTGCAAATAGCTGATGAGACACTTGAATTAGTAGGTCTCCAAGGCTGGGGTGAGTATAGACCGTCAATGCTGAGCGGGGGCATGCAGCAACGCGTAGGTTTGGCGAGAGCATTGGCTGCAGATCCTGATGTATTGCTGATGGACGAACCTTTTAGCGGATTAGATCCTCTGATCCGCAGAGATATGCAGAATGAATTGCTGCATCTTCAGGAAAAATTTCGCAAAACAATTATATTTATTACGCATGATATGAACGAAGCGCTCAAGATTGGGGATCGCATAGCTATTATGCGAGATGGTCTAGTGGTGCAGATTGGTACGGGAGATGAGATTTTGAATTCTCCCGCAGATGATTATGTATCGGAATTTACAAGAGACGTCCGAGAGGCAGCCCAGTTGACTATTCCTTCTCCTCAGGAATCTGGAATCCGATAA
- a CDS encoding proline/glycine betaine ABC transporter permease — MNDLRRKFLKGNLISAWIVLSLVAAAYLLRRFGQDLGLLNKKMTFPWEWSRPIEDAIDGSISWITRNGAFIFDPTSDLILDFLLKLEAILLWIPWPVVIIAIGWISWKSAGRGVMIFSATALLTLGIFDLWDSTMETIALITVAVLLSIVIAIPTGIVASRSDKLDVVLRPVLDGMQTMPSFVYLVPAIMFFGIGNVPAVIATIIYAVPPAIRLTNLGIRQVSAETIEAARSFGTTNRQLLIKVQIPMAVPTIMAGINQTIMMAVAMAVIASLVGAGGLGEDVNRALGRIEPGEALLAGLGIVFLAIIVDRITQSAAKKRQAALEGPKL; from the coding sequence ATGAATGATTTAAGGCGAAAATTCCTTAAAGGGAACTTGATATCGGCTTGGATTGTACTTAGCTTGGTGGCAGCTGCATATTTGTTGCGTCGGTTCGGTCAAGACCTTGGGCTTCTGAACAAGAAAATGACATTTCCGTGGGAGTGGAGTAGGCCAATTGAAGATGCAATAGATGGATCAATCAGTTGGATCACAAGGAATGGTGCATTTATATTTGACCCTACATCAGATCTAATTTTAGATTTTCTTCTCAAACTTGAGGCAATTCTTTTATGGATACCTTGGCCTGTAGTAATCATTGCAATTGGTTGGATTTCATGGAAATCGGCGGGTCGAGGAGTGATGATTTTTTCTGCCACTGCTCTTCTCACTTTAGGGATCTTTGATCTTTGGGATAGCACAATGGAAACCATCGCACTAATTACTGTTGCTGTCCTATTATCAATAGTTATAGCTATTCCCACAGGAATCGTTGCTTCAAGGAGTGACAAATTAGACGTGGTGTTGAGGCCTGTTTTGGATGGCATGCAGACTATGCCTAGCTTTGTTTATTTAGTTCCAGCGATTATGTTCTTTGGTATTGGTAATGTTCCTGCCGTGATTGCTACGATTATTTATGCAGTACCTCCCGCTATTCGCTTGACGAATTTAGGTATAAGGCAAGTTTCTGCAGAGACCATAGAAGCGGCTCGTTCATTTGGAACAACCAATAGGCAATTACTGATAAAAGTACAGATTCCAATGGCTGTACCAACTATCATGGCCGGGATTAACCAGACCATCATGATGGCAGTTGCAATGGCTGTAATTGCTTCGTTAGTAGGTGCTGGAGGTCTTGGAGAAGATGTTAATCGGGCTCTTGGAAGGATTGAACCAGGAGAAGCTTTACTTGCGGGCCTTGGAATAGTATTCCTTGCAATTATTGTTGACCGAATTACGCAGTCTGCTGCTAAAAAGCGTCAGGCTGCTCTAGAAGGGCCAAAACTATAG
- a CDS encoding DUF523 and DUF1722 domain-containing protein — protein METNFKPRIGISTCLLGESVRYNGGHLKDAFLTNTVSKYVEWVPVCPEAESGMGIPREPVRLVEENGKVKMKGVKSKHDHSVTMEKWTQSRIDELKDSNLHGYVFTKDSPSCGLFRVKIYGTNDQVVLRNGRGKFADALSSTFENLPVEENGRLNDPRLRENFIERVFVYKRWTELIEEGRSPRNLVDFHSQLKLTLMAHSVVHYREAGRIVARAGIDEWNSITNEYENVLMSAMQRLATAKKHANALQHAMGFLKQDLSSDDKIELMGMIDQYRVGQLPIIVPVTLLRHHINKIGGPKWLTNQTYLDPYPSEMMLRNHV, from the coding sequence ATGGAAACAAATTTTAAACCACGTATAGGGATTAGCACGTGCTTATTAGGTGAATCTGTTCGTTACAACGGAGGGCATCTAAAAGACGCTTTCCTCACAAATACGGTGAGTAAATACGTTGAATGGGTACCCGTTTGCCCAGAAGCAGAATCTGGAATGGGTATACCTCGAGAACCAGTACGTCTTGTGGAGGAAAACGGAAAAGTAAAGATGAAAGGTGTTAAGTCCAAGCATGACCATTCGGTCACCATGGAGAAATGGACCCAATCGCGTATTGACGAGCTAAAAGATAGTAATCTGCACGGGTACGTGTTTACGAAAGATTCGCCAAGTTGTGGATTGTTTCGGGTAAAAATATACGGAACTAATGATCAAGTCGTTTTGCGAAACGGGCGAGGCAAATTCGCAGATGCCCTTTCCTCAACGTTTGAGAATCTTCCAGTGGAAGAAAATGGGAGACTGAATGACCCGCGCCTTAGGGAAAATTTCATTGAACGCGTATTTGTCTATAAACGATGGACTGAGTTGATCGAAGAGGGTCGCTCACCTAGGAATTTAGTTGACTTCCACAGTCAATTGAAATTGACCCTGATGGCACATTCGGTAGTCCATTACAGAGAAGCAGGGCGTATTGTTGCGCGCGCTGGAATTGACGAATGGAATTCAATAACCAATGAATATGAAAATGTACTTATGTCGGCTATGCAGCGCCTCGCGACAGCAAAGAAACACGCAAATGCATTGCAGCATGCAATGGGCTTTTTAAAACAAGACCTTTCTTCAGATGACAAAATTGAATTAATGGGAATGATTGACCAATATAGAGTTGGCCAGTTGCCAATTATTGTCCCAGTTACTTTACTTCGACATCATATTAATAAAATTGGTGGGCCAAAATGGCTGACCAATCAAACATATCTTGACCCCTACCCATCTGAAATGATGTTAAGGAACCATGTCTAA
- a CDS encoding TIGR01777 family oxidoreductase: MRVLLVGGTGFIGAALANSLIEDGDEVVCITRNPGKAIQKIPQVENIHHADVVSDVLPKSIFSNVDAVVNLAGKRIPGIWTKRTKNLILSTRQIATQNLVDAMRDSGVGVLVNGSALGYYGDRGDEILSESADAGSGFLADVCKSWENSAHKFEGRLVLLRSGHVLGLGGLMTPMKIIANLGLLGKLGNGEQWWPWIHMDDEIGIIKHAIKSVKITGPLNASSPNPLRQKDFIKSLAKIMKRPCFFPSTSMMIRTVLSEFSTEILSSRRMVPSLAVSSGYKFLYPEFEDAISQIIEMGRR, translated from the coding sequence ATGCGTGTTCTATTAGTTGGGGGTACAGGATTTATAGGTGCAGCTTTAGCTAATTCTCTGATTGAAGATGGCGATGAAGTGGTTTGCATAACGCGCAATCCCGGTAAAGCAATTCAGAAAATTCCTCAGGTTGAAAATATTCACCACGCAGATGTTGTTTCTGACGTACTTCCGAAGTCTATTTTTTCAAATGTAGATGCAGTTGTTAATTTAGCCGGGAAAAGAATTCCAGGTATTTGGACAAAACGTACAAAAAATTTAATTCTTTCCACTAGGCAGATTGCAACGCAAAATTTAGTTGATGCAATGAGAGATTCAGGGGTTGGGGTTTTAGTTAATGGTAGTGCACTTGGGTATTATGGTGATAGAGGAGACGAAATACTGTCCGAATCTGCAGATGCCGGATCAGGGTTTTTAGCAGATGTCTGTAAGAGCTGGGAGAACTCTGCCCATAAATTTGAAGGACGTTTAGTGCTATTACGCTCCGGGCATGTGCTTGGATTAGGAGGCTTGATGACTCCTATGAAAATCATTGCAAACTTGGGATTATTGGGTAAATTGGGCAATGGAGAGCAATGGTGGCCTTGGATTCACATGGACGACGAGATAGGTATTATCAAACATGCGATTAAGTCTGTGAAAATTACAGGTCCATTAAACGCTTCATCGCCAAATCCTCTTCGCCAAAAAGATTTTATTAAATCTTTGGCAAAAATTATGAAACGCCCGTGTTTTTTCCCTTCAACGTCGATGATGATACGTACTGTTTTAAGTGAATTTTCTACTGAAATACTTAGTAGTAGAAGAATGGTACCTTCTTTGGCAGTATCTTCTGGATATAAATTTTTATATCCAGAGTTTGAGGATGCTATAAGTCAAATAATCGAAATGGGGAGACGTTAG
- the uvrB gene encoding excinuclease ABC subunit UvrB: MKPFKVVADFEPRGDQPAAIERLAQGASQGLKHQTLLGVTGSGKTYTMAKVVESIQKPTLVIAPNKTLAAQLAQEFRDFFPENAVEYFVSYYDYYQPEAYVPSTDTYIEKDSDVNDEIDKLRHAATRSLMTRRDTLIVASVSCIYGLGSPDEYFAFVERIEKGERKNRQKLARRLIEMQYERNDYDLARSRFRIKGDTLEIMPAYEDLAIRIEFFGEDVERIVEIDPLTGELLTDRDQIDIYPAKHFVTSRDKLIEAIAEIEQQLEARLEYFRSHGRVLEAQRLEQRTRYDLEMLQEAGYCSGVENYAQPLGRRLPGSTPWTLMHYLPDDFLLILDESHMAVPQLRAMFKGEMSRKDSLIDFGFRLPSARDNRPLNFEEFEEVVNQAIYVSATPASYELQHSEQVVEQVIRPTGLLDPIIEIKKTEGQIDDLLGQIRLRVDKKERCLVTTLTKRMAEELTDYLSEMDVKVHYLHSEIDTLKRTELLRDLRLGVYDVLVGINLLREGLDLPEVSLVAILDADKEGYLRSAPSLVQTIGRAARHIDGRVIMYADKYTESMRVALEETDRRRKIQTEYNQLHGIIPEGISKAVRDITDSLREVFDNRATHEVRKNLGKDELARAIKELEIQMRESARQLEFEKAALLRDEVVDLKKLLITQEIVGNF, from the coding sequence ATGAAGCCTTTTAAGGTAGTGGCAGATTTTGAACCCCGCGGAGACCAGCCTGCTGCAATTGAGAGACTTGCACAGGGCGCAAGCCAAGGTTTAAAGCATCAGACATTGCTTGGTGTCACAGGTTCAGGCAAAACCTACACGATGGCAAAAGTAGTCGAATCTATCCAGAAACCTACACTAGTGATTGCCCCTAACAAAACGTTGGCAGCTCAGTTGGCTCAAGAATTTCGAGATTTTTTCCCTGAGAACGCTGTTGAGTACTTTGTATCTTATTACGATTATTACCAGCCCGAAGCTTACGTTCCTTCAACTGATACATATATTGAAAAGGATTCAGATGTAAATGACGAAATAGACAAATTGAGGCATGCGGCAACAAGATCTCTAATGACAAGAAGAGATACTCTCATTGTTGCTTCTGTCTCATGTATTTACGGCTTAGGATCTCCTGACGAATATTTTGCTTTCGTTGAGCGGATTGAGAAAGGTGAAAGAAAGAATCGTCAGAAGCTCGCAAGAAGATTGATAGAGATGCAATATGAAAGGAATGATTATGACCTTGCGCGATCTCGCTTTCGCATAAAAGGTGACACATTGGAAATCATGCCTGCATACGAAGATTTAGCAATTAGGATTGAATTTTTTGGAGAAGATGTTGAAAGAATAGTAGAGATAGATCCATTAACGGGTGAGTTGTTAACGGATCGTGATCAAATAGATATATATCCAGCCAAGCATTTTGTTACTTCAAGAGATAAATTAATTGAAGCTATTGCTGAAATAGAGCAGCAGCTTGAAGCTCGGCTTGAATATTTTCGAAGCCACGGACGCGTATTAGAAGCACAACGATTAGAACAACGAACAAGGTATGACTTGGAGATGCTTCAGGAAGCGGGATATTGCTCAGGCGTTGAAAATTATGCTCAACCTCTTGGTCGTCGATTGCCTGGTAGTACTCCCTGGACATTGATGCATTATCTTCCCGATGATTTCTTACTGATTTTGGATGAATCACATATGGCAGTTCCTCAATTACGTGCAATGTTTAAAGGAGAGATGTCTCGCAAGGATTCTTTAATTGATTTTGGATTTCGTTTACCTTCTGCGAGGGATAATCGACCTCTGAATTTTGAAGAATTTGAAGAAGTGGTGAATCAGGCAATATATGTCTCGGCGACGCCCGCATCTTACGAACTGCAGCACAGTGAGCAAGTGGTAGAACAGGTTATAAGACCTACAGGGTTATTAGATCCCATTATTGAGATAAAAAAAACAGAAGGGCAAATAGATGATTTGCTTGGCCAGATTCGTTTACGGGTAGATAAAAAGGAACGATGCTTAGTGACTACGCTCACGAAACGAATGGCCGAAGAACTTACTGATTATCTGAGTGAAATGGACGTTAAGGTTCACTATTTACATTCAGAAATTGATACTTTAAAACGCACTGAATTGCTTAGGGATTTACGGCTAGGCGTATATGACGTGTTAGTGGGCATTAATTTGCTTCGTGAGGGTCTTGATTTGCCTGAAGTTAGCCTGGTGGCGATTCTTGATGCTGATAAAGAAGGATATTTACGATCTGCACCTTCTCTTGTTCAAACAATTGGCAGGGCTGCAAGGCATATTGATGGTCGGGTGATAATGTACGCAGATAAATATACAGAATCTATGCGTGTTGCCTTAGAAGAAACTGATAGGCGGCGCAAAATACAGACGGAGTACAATCAGCTCCACGGGATCATTCCGGAAGGGATCAGTAAAGCAGTTCGGGATATTACAGATTCTTTACGCGAAGTTTTTGATAACCGTGCCACACATGAGGTGCGGAAGAATTTAGGAAAAGATGAGCTCGCAAGGGCTATAAAAGAGCTTGAAATTCAAATGAGAGAATCCGCAAGGCAATTAGAATTTGAAAAAGCGGCGCTACTCAGAGATGAGGTTGTCGATTTAAAGAAATTACTAATAACTCAAGAAATTGTTGGTAATTTTTAA
- a CDS encoding metal-sulfur cluster assembly factor — MSAEVTVEEVTEALKDVYDPEIPVNVVDLGLIYGVQVDDDSNVHVDMTLTAAGCGMGPFIAQQAEWAIADLDGVRDVNVEISFDPPWTPERITEDGRKMLGLDD, encoded by the coding sequence ATGAGTGCTGAAGTAACAGTTGAGGAAGTAACAGAGGCCTTGAAGGACGTATACGACCCTGAAATACCTGTGAATGTAGTAGATTTAGGGTTGATTTATGGAGTTCAAGTAGATGATGACAGTAACGTTCATGTGGATATGACGCTAACTGCCGCTGGTTGTGGCATGGGGCCATTTATTGCACAGCAGGCGGAATGGGCTATCGCAGATCTTGACGGGGTTAGAGACGTGAATGTTGAGATTTCCTTCGATCCTCCTTGGACCCCCGAACGTATAACGGAAGACGGGCGAAAAATGCTCGGGCTTGATGATTAG
- a CDS encoding Mrp/NBP35 family ATP-binding protein, translated as MTMSEEQRQARLAQIKKQWEQRRAISRSLGKIKTKIGVYSAKGGVGKTTVAVNLAAFLAKKGYSVGLLDADIDTPNAPEVLGTDSYPETEDGRISPAVAHGVKTVSMSYFQQNREEAIIWRGPMIHNAINQFLQMTDWGEVDFLIVDMPPGTSDAPLTVMQVLTMHGFVVVATPQNLAALDAKRSINMIRKLNVEVLGVVENYTGEIFGSGAGKQLAKDLELPFLGEIQLRAVYKDMDIPPVLGDQEIEEEYNSIWRSLEEQLQKLEFMPDQIQE; from the coding sequence ATGACAATGAGCGAGGAGCAGAGACAGGCACGTCTAGCACAGATTAAGAAACAATGGGAGCAGCGGCGAGCTATAAGCCGTTCTCTTGGCAAGATTAAGACTAAGATAGGTGTTTATAGCGCTAAAGGCGGAGTTGGGAAGACTACAGTGGCTGTTAATTTGGCAGCGTTCTTAGCAAAAAAAGGTTATTCAGTAGGCCTTCTTGATGCAGATATTGATACTCCTAACGCCCCTGAGGTTTTAGGAACGGATAGTTATCCAGAAACAGAGGATGGCCGTATTTCTCCGGCTGTTGCACACGGGGTAAAAACCGTTTCTATGTCGTACTTTCAACAAAATAGAGAAGAGGCCATTATCTGGCGTGGTCCAATGATACATAACGCAATTAATCAGTTCCTCCAAATGACAGATTGGGGTGAAGTTGATTTTTTGATTGTTGATATGCCCCCTGGCACCTCAGATGCTCCTCTAACGGTGATGCAAGTCCTGACAATGCATGGATTTGTTGTTGTGGCGACTCCACAAAATTTGGCAGCGTTAGATGCTAAGAGATCTATCAATATGATAAGGAAGCTTAATGTTGAAGTACTTGGTGTTGTTGAGAATTATACGGGCGAGATCTTTGGTTCTGGGGCTGGGAAGCAATTAGCTAAAGATTTGGAGTTGCCTTTCTTGGGCGAGATACAACTAAGAGCCGTATATAAAGACATGGATATTCCACCAGTATTAGGCGATCAAGAAATAGAGGAGGAATACAACTCAATTTGGAGATCTCTAGAAGAGCAGTTACAAAAACTTGAATTTATGCCAGATCAAATTCAAGAATGA